Proteins from a single region of Streptomyces spinoverrucosus:
- the metH gene encoding methionine synthase, with amino-acid sequence MASSPQSPSTDSRTRASALRDALATRVVVADGAMGTMLQAQDPTLEDFENLEGCNEVLNVTRPDIVRSVHSEYFDAGVDCVETNTFGANLSALGEYDIAHRITELSEAGARIARETADDYTRRTGQQRWVLGSMGPGTKLPTLGHTTFGAIRDAYQQNAEGLLAGGADALLVETTQDLLQTKASVVAARRAMETAGYDVPLIVSVTVETTGTMLLGSEIGAALTALEPLGIDMIGLNCATGPAEMSEHLRFLARHSRIRLSCMPNAGLPVLTAAGAHYPLTAPELADAQENFVRDYGLSLVGGCCGTTPEHLRQVVERVRDLTPTERAPRPEPGAASLYQSVPFRQDTSYLAIGERTNANGSKKFREAMLAGRWDDCVEMAREQIREGAHLLDLCVDYVGRDGVADMKELAGRFATASTLPIVLDSTEVDVIRAGLEKLGGRAVINSVNYEDGDGPESRFAKVTELAQEHGAALIALTIDEEGQARTAEKKVEIAERLIDDLTGNWGIREEDILIDCLTFTICTGQEESRKDGIATIEAIRELKRRHPDVQTTLGLSNISFGLNPAARILLNSVFLDECVKAGLDSAIVHASKILPIARFDEEQVNTALDLIYDRRREGYDPLQKLMQLFEGATAKSLKAGKAEELAALPLEERLQRRIIDGERNGLEQDLDEALQDRPALDIVNDTLLEGMKVVGELFGSGQMQLPFVLQSAEVMKAAVAYLEPHMEKTDDDGKGTIVLATVRGDVHDIGKNLVDIILSNNGYNVVNLGIKQPVSAILEAAEEHRADVIGMSGLLVKSTVIMKENLEELNARGLAASYPVILGGAALTRAYVEQDLHEIYEGEVRYARDAFEGLRLMDALIGVKRGVPGAKLPELRQRRVRAATVEVEERPEEGHVRSDVATDNPIPEPPFWGTRVIKGIQLKEYASWLDEGALFKGQWGLKQARTGEGPSYEELVETEGRPRLRGLLDRLQTENLLEAAVVYGYFPCVSKDDDLIILDDAGNERTRFTFPRQRRGRRLCLADFFRPEESGETDVVGLQVVTVGSRIGEETARLFESDSYRDYLELHGLSVQLAEALAEYWHARVRAELGFAGEDPADIEDMFALKYRGARFSLGYGACPDLEDRAKIADLLEPERIGVQLSEEFQLHPEQSTDAIVIHHPEAKYFNAR; translated from the coding sequence ATGGCCTCGTCGCCGCAGTCCCCTTCCACCGACAGCCGGACCCGTGCGTCCGCCCTCCGTGACGCGCTCGCCACCCGTGTGGTCGTCGCCGACGGGGCGATGGGCACCATGCTCCAGGCGCAGGACCCCACGCTCGAGGACTTCGAGAACCTCGAGGGCTGCAACGAGGTCCTGAACGTCACCCGCCCGGACATCGTCCGTTCCGTGCACTCCGAGTACTTCGACGCGGGCGTGGACTGCGTGGAGACCAACACCTTCGGCGCGAACCTCTCCGCCCTCGGCGAGTACGACATCGCCCACCGGATCACCGAGCTGTCCGAGGCAGGCGCCCGCATCGCCCGCGAGACGGCCGACGACTACACGCGGCGCACCGGACAGCAGCGCTGGGTGCTGGGCTCCATGGGCCCCGGCACCAAGCTGCCGACCCTCGGCCACACCACCTTCGGCGCGATCCGCGACGCGTACCAGCAGAACGCCGAGGGCCTGCTCGCGGGCGGCGCCGACGCGCTGCTCGTGGAGACCACCCAGGACCTGCTCCAGACCAAGGCCTCGGTCGTCGCCGCCCGCCGGGCGATGGAGACGGCCGGGTACGACGTACCGCTGATCGTCTCGGTGACCGTGGAGACCACCGGCACCATGCTCCTCGGCTCCGAGATCGGCGCCGCGCTGACCGCGCTGGAGCCGCTCGGCATCGACATGATCGGCCTGAACTGCGCGACCGGCCCCGCCGAGATGAGCGAGCACCTGCGCTTCCTGGCCCGCCACTCCCGTATCCGGCTGTCGTGCATGCCGAACGCCGGTCTGCCCGTACTGACCGCGGCCGGCGCCCACTACCCGCTGACCGCGCCGGAACTGGCCGACGCCCAGGAGAACTTCGTCCGCGACTACGGACTCTCCCTGGTCGGCGGCTGCTGCGGTACGACGCCGGAGCACCTGCGCCAGGTCGTCGAGCGGGTCCGCGACCTCACCCCGACCGAGCGCGCCCCGCGCCCGGAGCCGGGCGCCGCCTCCCTGTACCAGTCGGTGCCGTTCCGCCAGGACACCTCGTACCTGGCGATCGGCGAGCGCACCAACGCCAACGGCTCGAAGAAGTTCCGCGAGGCCATGCTGGCCGGCCGCTGGGACGACTGCGTGGAGATGGCCCGCGAGCAGATCCGCGAGGGGGCGCACCTGCTCGACCTGTGCGTGGACTACGTCGGCCGGGACGGCGTCGCCGACATGAAGGAACTGGCCGGCCGCTTCGCCACCGCCTCCACGCTGCCGATCGTCCTGGACTCCACCGAGGTCGACGTCATCCGGGCAGGCCTGGAGAAGCTCGGCGGCCGCGCGGTGATCAACTCCGTCAACTACGAGGACGGCGACGGCCCCGAGTCCCGCTTCGCCAAGGTCACCGAGCTGGCCCAGGAGCACGGCGCCGCGCTGATCGCCCTCACCATCGACGAGGAGGGCCAGGCCCGCACGGCCGAGAAGAAGGTCGAGATCGCCGAACGGCTCATCGACGACCTGACCGGCAACTGGGGCATCCGCGAGGAGGACATCCTCATCGACTGCCTCACCTTCACGATCTGCACCGGCCAGGAGGAGTCCCGAAAGGACGGCATCGCCACCATCGAGGCGATCCGCGAGCTGAAGCGCCGTCACCCGGACGTGCAGACCACGCTCGGCCTGTCGAACATCTCCTTCGGCCTGAACCCGGCCGCCCGCATCCTGCTCAACTCCGTCTTCCTCGACGAGTGCGTCAAGGCGGGCCTGGACTCGGCGATCGTGCACGCGTCGAAGATCCTGCCGATCGCCCGCTTCGACGAGGAGCAGGTGAACACCGCCCTCGACCTCATCTACGACCGCCGCCGCGAGGGCTACGACCCGCTGCAGAAGCTCATGCAGCTGTTCGAGGGCGCCACGGCGAAGTCGCTGAAGGCGGGCAAGGCCGAGGAACTGGCCGCGCTGCCCCTGGAGGAGCGCCTGCAGCGGCGCATCATCGACGGCGAGCGCAACGGCCTGGAACAGGACCTGGACGAGGCCCTCCAGGACCGTCCCGCCCTGGACATCGTCAACGACACCCTCCTGGAGGGCATGAAGGTCGTCGGCGAGCTGTTCGGCTCCGGCCAGATGCAGCTGCCGTTCGTGCTCCAGTCCGCCGAGGTGATGAAGGCCGCCGTCGCCTACCTCGAACCGCACATGGAGAAGACGGACGACGACGGCAAGGGCACGATCGTGCTGGCCACCGTGCGCGGCGACGTGCACGACATCGGCAAGAACCTGGTCGACATCATCCTGTCCAACAACGGCTACAACGTCGTCAACCTGGGCATCAAGCAGCCCGTCTCCGCCATCCTGGAAGCCGCCGAGGAGCACCGGGCCGATGTCATCGGCATGTCCGGCCTCCTGGTGAAGTCCACGGTGATCATGAAGGAGAACCTGGAGGAGCTCAACGCCCGGGGCCTGGCCGCCAGCTACCCGGTCATCCTCGGCGGCGCCGCGCTCACCAGGGCATACGTCGAGCAGGACCTGCACGAGATCTACGAGGGCGAGGTCCGCTACGCCCGGGACGCGTTCGAGGGCCTGCGCCTGATGGACGCGCTGATCGGCGTCAAGCGGGGCGTGCCGGGGGCGAAGCTGCCGGAGCTCAGGCAACGCCGGGTGCGGGCGGCCACCGTCGAGGTCGAGGAGCGCCCGGAGGAGGGCCACGTCCGCTCCGACGTCGCCACCGACAACCCGATCCCCGAGCCGCCGTTCTGGGGCACCCGGGTCATCAAGGGCATCCAGCTCAAGGAGTACGCCTCCTGGCTGGACGAGGGCGCGCTGTTCAAGGGCCAGTGGGGCCTGAAGCAGGCCCGCACCGGTGAGGGACCGTCGTACGAGGAACTGGTCGAGACCGAGGGCCGGCCCCGGCTGCGCGGGCTGCTGGACCGGCTCCAGACGGAGAACCTGCTGGAGGCGGCCGTCGTCTACGGCTACTTCCCGTGCGTCTCCAAGGACGACGACCTGATCATCCTCGACGACGCGGGCAACGAGCGCACCCGCTTCACCTTCCCGCGCCAGCGCCGCGGCCGCCGGCTGTGCCTGGCCGACTTCTTCCGCCCGGAGGAGTCCGGCGAGACGGACGTCGTCGGCCTTCAGGTCGTCACCGTCGGCTCCCGGATCGGCGAGGAGACCGCCCGGCTGTTCGAGTCCGACTCCTACCGCGACTACCTGGAACTGCACGGTCTGTCCGTGCAGTTGGCCGAGGCGCTCGCCGAGTACTGGCACGCGCGCGTGCGCGCCGAACTCGGCTTCGCCGGCGAGGACCCGGCCGACATCGAGGACATGTTCGCGCTGAAGTACCGCGGCGCCCGCTTCTCGCTGGGCTACGGGGCCTGCCCCGACCTGGAGGACCGGGCGAAGATCGCCGACCTCCTGGAGCCGGAGCGGATCGGCGTGCAGCTGTCCGAGGAGTTCCAGCTGCACCCCGAGCAGTCCACGGACGCCATCGTGATCCACCACCCGGAGGCGAAGTACTTCAACGCTCGGTGA
- a CDS encoding ABC transporter substrate-binding protein encodes MNRKTLVLPAVVGLLAPALAACGGSDSGDGGSPIVVGTTDRFVATDDAPAPLDPAYAYDVGTWNVLRQTVQTLMVQPRGEGAPVPEAAESCGFTDSGNERYACKLRPDLKFANGDPVTAGDVKFSIDRALALKADSGVFALLSTVDTVETKGDNEVIFHLKTADATFPYKLSTPVAGIVNPDNYEKNKLRDGFQVDGSGPYVLKAEEKDGELAKAVFTRNPHYQGALKVHNEEIDMISYQDAEAMGAALDEGDIDVMTRTMTPEQIDKLAAADGDVDLVDVPGLEIRYLAFNTDAPTVKDKAVRQAMAQLISREKLVSEVYGSQAEPLYSLVPASVTGHSNAFFNKYGDPSVAKAKALLADAGVTTPVKLTLHYTTDHYGAATQKEFEVLRGQLNDSGLFDVGIEGTPWDTFVPAERNGEYDVFGMGWFPDFPDADSFVAPFLDKDNFLKSPYANSEIRNTLIPESRREADRLAASETLNRIQDIVAEDVPVLPLWQGKQYVAARDDITGVAYALNSSATLQLWELGRGVSG; translated from the coding sequence ATGAACCGCAAGACCTTGGTGCTGCCGGCGGTGGTCGGTCTGCTGGCACCCGCGCTCGCAGCTTGCGGCGGGTCGGACAGCGGCGACGGCGGCAGCCCGATCGTCGTCGGCACCACGGACCGGTTCGTTGCCACCGATGACGCCCCCGCGCCCCTGGACCCGGCGTACGCCTACGACGTCGGCACCTGGAACGTGCTGCGCCAGACCGTGCAGACCCTGATGGTCCAGCCGCGCGGCGAGGGCGCCCCCGTCCCCGAGGCCGCCGAGAGCTGTGGCTTCACCGACTCCGGCAACGAGCGCTATGCCTGCAAGCTGCGCCCGGACCTGAAGTTCGCGAACGGCGACCCCGTCACCGCGGGCGACGTGAAGTTCTCCATCGACCGGGCCCTCGCCCTCAAGGCGGACAGCGGTGTCTTCGCCCTGCTGTCCACCGTCGACACCGTCGAGACCAAGGGCGACAACGAGGTCATCTTCCACCTCAAGACCGCCGACGCCACTTTCCCGTACAAGCTGTCGACCCCGGTCGCGGGCATCGTGAACCCCGACAACTACGAGAAGAACAAGCTGCGCGACGGCTTCCAGGTCGACGGCTCCGGCCCGTACGTGCTCAAGGCGGAGGAGAAGGACGGCGAGCTGGCCAAGGCCGTCTTCACCAGAAACCCCCACTACCAGGGGGCGTTGAAGGTGCACAACGAGGAGATCGACATGATCTCCTACCAGGACGCCGAAGCCATGGGCGCCGCCCTCGACGAGGGCGACATCGACGTGATGACCCGCACCATGACGCCGGAGCAGATCGACAAGCTGGCCGCCGCCGACGGCGATGTCGACCTGGTCGACGTGCCCGGCCTGGAGATCCGCTACCTGGCCTTCAACACCGACGCCCCGACGGTGAAGGACAAGGCCGTACGCCAGGCCATGGCGCAGCTCATCAGCCGCGAAAAACTCGTCTCCGAGGTCTACGGCTCCCAGGCCGAGCCCCTGTACTCGCTCGTCCCGGCCTCCGTCACCGGCCACTCCAACGCGTTCTTCAACAAGTACGGCGACCCCAGCGTCGCCAAGGCCAAGGCCCTGCTCGCCGACGCCGGCGTCACCACCCCGGTGAAGCTGACCCTGCATTACACGACCGACCACTACGGCGCCGCCACCCAGAAGGAGTTCGAGGTGCTGCGGGGGCAGCTCAACGACAGCGGCCTGTTCGACGTCGGTATCGAGGGCACGCCCTGGGACACCTTCGTCCCGGCCGAACGCAACGGTGAGTACGACGTCTTCGGGATGGGCTGGTTCCCCGACTTCCCGGACGCCGACAGCTTCGTCGCCCCGTTCCTGGACAAGGACAACTTCCTCAAGTCGCCGTATGCCAACAGCGAGATCCGCAACACCCTGATCCCGGAGTCCCGACGCGAGGCCGACCGTCTCGCCGCCTCCGAGACCCTGAACAGAATTCAGGACATCGTGGCCGAGGACGTACCCGTGCTGCCCCTGTGGCAGGGCAAACAGTACGTCGCGGCGCGTGACGACATCACCGGTGTCGCCTACGCGCTCAACTCCTCCGCGACCCTCCAGCTGTGGGAGCTCGGCCGCGGTGTGAGCGGCTGA
- a CDS encoding HAD family hydrolase — protein sequence MTTTVPAIGTRTAEGSTLQAVLLDMDGTLVDTEGFWWDVECEIFAGLGHTLDDSWRHVVVGGPMSRSAGFLIEATGADITLAELTVLLNEGFEDRIDRALPLMPGAARLLAELATHEIPTALVSASHRRIIDRVLDSLGPQYFALTVAGDEVARTKPHPDPYLLAAAGLGADPSRCAVVEDTATGVAAAEAAGCHVVAVPSVAPIAPAARRTVVDSLEVVDLAFLRALLN from the coding sequence ATGACGACGACGGTCCCCGCAATCGGCACCCGTACGGCCGAAGGCTCCACCCTGCAGGCCGTGCTCCTCGACATGGACGGCACCCTGGTGGACACCGAGGGTTTCTGGTGGGACGTGGAGTGCGAGATCTTCGCCGGTCTCGGACACACCCTCGACGACTCCTGGCGCCATGTCGTGGTCGGCGGCCCGATGAGCCGCAGCGCGGGGTTCCTGATCGAGGCCACCGGCGCCGACATCACCCTCGCCGAGCTCACCGTCCTGCTCAACGAGGGGTTCGAGGACCGGATCGACCGGGCGCTGCCGCTGATGCCGGGAGCCGCCCGGCTGCTGGCCGAGCTCGCCACGCACGAGATTCCCACGGCCCTGGTCTCGGCCTCCCACCGGCGCATCATCGACCGCGTCCTCGATTCTCTCGGGCCCCAGTACTTCGCCCTGACCGTGGCCGGCGACGAGGTCGCCCGCACCAAGCCGCACCCGGACCCGTACCTGCTCGCCGCCGCCGGACTGGGCGCGGACCCCTCCAGATGCGCGGTCGTCGAGGACACCGCGACCGGCGTGGCCGCCGCCGAGGCGGCGGGCTGCCATGTGGTGGCCGTGCCCTCGGTGGCCCCGATCGCCCCGGCCGCCCGGCGTACCGTGGTGGACTCCCTCGAAGTGGTCGATCTGGCATTTCTGCGGGCTCTGCTGAACTGA